The Halodesulfovibrio marinisediminis DSM 17456 genomic interval TTCTCCTGCAAACAACTTGGCCATTGTTGGTGCTACTGACAAGTCTACAGTAACTATTACTAAAGATGTAGATGGCACAACTCAGAAAATTGGACTTGGTGGTAGAAAGAATGGCTCTCTTACTGTTGAAGCCGGTGCTACCTCTGCGTCTACATTTGATGCTTCAACAATCCTGGCAACTGATAACTCCAAAATTACCCTTAACCGTAAAACAACTACCTCAGGTGTTGTTGGTGTAGCCAAAAATGCTTCTCTGACACTCAATCAGGATTTAACACTTGGTGGTAATTTAGGTGTTAACCATGATCACCGTGATTCAAAAATTGGTGAAATTGCAACACTGAACCTTAATACAGCTAATGTAGTTGCAGCTGATCACAATGTTACCCTCGGTGCTTACGATGCAAATACTGCAGCCAATAACCGTGGTGCTCGCCTTACAACTTTTGTTAAATACGACGAAAAAGCGAAAGCGAACGTTAACGGTAAAATCACTGCAAATGCTGGTCACATTACTCTCAACAATACAGCTGTAGTTGTTAATGTTGCAGACAATGCTGTTGACCAGAAAGGTATTGTAGTTGCAGAAACTAAAACGGGTAACCTTACTGCCAACAAAACTACACTTGCTAATGCTAACAGTGCATTCTACACACTTAGCAACCTTAAAGCTGTTGACAAAAAGCTTACTTTTGACCTTGACGTTAAGGATGCTAAAGACTTTGCTGCTGAAGGCGTAAATTCAAACGATGCATTTGCTCTTAAAACAGTATTTGGCAACGACCCACGTCTTGCAAATACTGCTCTCCTTAAAAAAGCAATTAAAGAAGCGCACGCAGAGCCGTTCTCCGGTGCTGTTACTTCTGTAATCAATGCTAACTCAGCTGCCCGTAACGTTATTAACACCCGTGTTGCTAGTGTTCGCGGCAAATCTTCCGGTAGCGAAGATGCAAAGTGGAAACTCTGGTCTCAGTTCTTTGGCAACTCTGCAGACGAGTCTGCTCATGATGGTGGTACCGCATACGATTCCAAAACTCTTGGTCTTACTTTCGGTATTGACCGTGCTCTCAAAGACAACTTCCGTCTTGGTTTTGCATACACCTACATGAACACCGAAGTTGATTCTAAGAACTCCTCAAACAAAAACGATATCGATACCCATCTCTTTACCCTGTACTCTGACTACACCTTCGGTAAAGGTTGGTACCTCGACGGTCACACATCTTACGGCTTTAACAAGTACCACGTAGATCGTTACATGACCGTTCTTGCAAATAAAGCATCTGCTAGCTTTGATGGTTACACCCTCAACGTTGGTGCTGAAATTGGCAAAGACATCATGGTTAAAAAAGCTGTTGTTACTCCGTTCCTCGCAGCGGATTACAGCTACATCAGCACTGATTCCTACAAAGAACACGGCGCTGGCAAGTCTAACCTGATTGTTGATGACCAGAACAACAACATCTTCGAAACCGCTCTTGGTGTTCGCGTAAGCGGCACCTTTAACAAGTTCACTCCTGAATTCCGTGTTGCATGGGTACAGGATTGGGCTGGCGAAAATGTTGTGACTAACGGTCGCTTTGCTACTGGCCCAGCTCTCTCAAGCTCATCTGTTAAACGTGACACCACCAACCTCGCTGTTGGCGCAGGTCTCGACTACCAGATCACTGACTCATTCAAGCTCGGTGCCGACTTCGACTTCCTCGGCAGCTCACACCGCAAAAGCTACGGTGGCGCACTTAACGCTACTTACGAATTCTAATCGTTTGTAGTTGTATATAATCGGAAGGGCACATTCCCCTTCCGATCTTCTCATATCCCTCCAAGGTACGAGAAGTACTAACGATAGAGGGCGCACATACCTGCGCCCTCTATTAAAACAATCGCTCCGATACATACTTATGAAATAATTCTGTGCATGTGGCTGTTCAAACAACCCCATTAAAAATTTTTAGTTCTGCATGCCGCTAAAAGCGATTTTTCTATCTTACAAAAGACATAAGGCAACATTTATACCTTGTTACACTACGCCGAGATGAAACACTCCTTGTATAACATATTCGTTATTTTCCCTATCCTTTGCTGCAGCAGTTGTACTGGAATTTCCGCATCTTCTTACTCAGCAAGGCAACTGGTGGAAACGACACCGTTTGTCAAAAAAATTATCCGTACCCTGCGTTATGATATTGTTGCTTACACAAAATATGGAGTGAGTAAGGATATTGTCATCTACATCGAAGGTGATGGTAGAGCTTGGTATACCAGTTCGCGCCCTTCTTCAGACCCCACCCCTGTTCCGCCACTTGCCCTTGCATTAGCCATAAAAGACCCAGCTGAAAATGTTGTCTACTTAGCTCGCCCTTGCCAATTTACAGGCGGAATAGACGCTAGAAACTGTGACACTAATGTATGGACGTTCGCCCGCATGAGTGACGAAGTTATTATCAGCATGGATGAAGCTATTTCTACAGCAAAACAACAGAGTGGTGCTAAAAACATTCATCTTGTCGGTTATTCAGGCGGAGGTGGTATTGCCATCCTTATAGCCGCTCGCAGAGATGACATTGCATCTATCAGAACTATTGCTGGAAATATCAACACACAGCTTTGGACTGATTTACACGACATTACACCACTTTATGACTCTATTAGCCCCGAGAATTATGCACATAAAATAAGCCACATCCCACAGGTACACTACGTAGGGGCAGAAGATAAAAATATCCCGTCCTCAATTGCACGATCATTTGGCAATCGGTCTAAGGCAGATTCTTTAAGAATTATTACGGTGCCAAAATGTTCGCATACAAAAGGGTGGGAGACAGCATGGTCAACGTTATTGCAGCAATATGCTTCTACGATTTCAATCGACTAAGATCATTAATTTTAAAATCCTAAACATAACAGGAGCATTCTATGGCTCAAATAACCCGTTCAAAATTATCAACACTTTTGGCAGTAGTCCTTAGCCTTGCGTTGCTTTCTCTCTGCTGCCTTGGCTGCGTAAAGAAAAACAAACAAACAACTATACAGGAAACAACTATGAGCAACAAAAACAAACAAGAAACTGCAGCTGAAACCACTCAGGATGTAACTATTACTCTTCTACAGCCAAGTATGGTTCCAGGCAATATTACAAAAAGCCTTGCAGAAATTATACACAACGAGTCTCCATACAAGTTCGATTTGCTCCGCTCTACAGAAAGTGAAGACTACTACATCATGAAGTACGACATTGATTACAGTAAAATTGATATTCCCAATTGTACCGTTGTAGTAGATACACTTCTTCGTACTTTCGACAAAAAAAACAATACAGCATTAGTAAATATTATCCGTGTTCGAGCAACTCCACACATCAAACCTATTACATCTGTAGCTGCTAAAAAACGTTTCACAGAATTTTCTACTGAATGGCATAACACAAACTTAGTACCACAAGGCTTGTACACCGATGATGAAGGAAATGTTGTTTTGTCTTGGGACATTCCTGTAACCGCAAATGCTCCTGTTTTCCCTCATCAGGTTTCCTATGCTGTAGCTGCGTTGATTGAATCTTGGGGAACAATGGGAACAGCAATGAAAGAAGCTGGTATAATTAAATAGACTAATCAGTTTATTTGATTACCACTTTGAGATGAAAAACACTCTCTAGCGGAAGGTGAGATATTGTGAAAGATAATAGTAAAATTGAAATTTTCTTTACAGATATACAAGCACAAGTTGCGCAGGCCAACAGCCTGGAGTCGGAGACACAAAAAGCTTCTGAGCTACTCAACATTATAGCAAAACTTGATGATAACGTATCGCTTTTCATCGAAAAAGAAGCTCGCATAAACGACTACTGCAAGATTGTACGACTTGCCTTACCGACTATTCTTATGTGCAATGAGCTACAGGGTGCATTACAAATATACGACTCACTCACATCATTATGTGATGAATGCGAATATAGCATGCTACACACAACCCTGTACTCCATTGCAGCAACGACAGCGATTGCTGCGTTGAGTACAAACAACATGGACATTGCAAACAAGCTGTATACAGACTTACAAATAATAGAGTCTTACAGTGGAAGCGTTGAAGCAGCTAAAGAACTTGCTCGTGTTGCAATCAGTCTCATGACGACTTCGCTTACTATGGAAGACCAT includes:
- a CDS encoding alpha/beta fold hydrolase; the encoded protein is METTPFVKKIIRTLRYDIVAYTKYGVSKDIVIYIEGDGRAWYTSSRPSSDPTPVPPLALALAIKDPAENVVYLARPCQFTGGIDARNCDTNVWTFARMSDEVIISMDEAISTAKQQSGAKNIHLVGYSGGGGIAILIAARRDDIASIRTIAGNINTQLWTDLHDITPLYDSISPENYAHKISHIPQVHYVGAEDKNIPSSIARSFGNRSKADSLRIITVPKCSHTKGWETAWSTLLQQYASTISID